The Pandoraea apista genomic interval CCAGGATCAGCAGCAGCGTCAGCACAATGCCCGCCAGCATGCGTCCCCAACGCCGGCGCGGAGGGGGCGATGGCGGGGGCGGCGCGGTGGGGGGAGACGGCGGCGGCAGTGCTGGCGTATCGCCGGGCGTCGCACTCGCAATGCTCACAGTGCTCGGAGGATTCTGAGGATTCGGGGGCATCGTCATCATCAGAATGCCACCCCCAGCGAAATGGCCGGGCGGAAGCGCCGGTCGTGCACGCCGTAACCAAGGTCGAGATTCACCGGCCCGACCGGGCTGCGCCAGCGTACCCCGAAGCCCACACCGTGATACAGCGGCGTGGGGTGCCGATAGTCGTCGGTGGCCGTGCCGACGTCCCAGAACACGGCCCCGCCCCAGTCGCGCGTGACCCAGCGCTGGTATTCGAGGCTTGCCGTACCGAGGTATTTCGTTGGGAATGTGGTGCCGTTCTGCTGACGGCCGATGCTCTGATACGTGTACCCGCGAATCGACGACGTGCCGCCCGCGAAGAACAGCAGCGACGACGGAATGCGGTTGCTGTTGCCGTTCGTGAGGACAGCGCCAAGTTCCAGACGTGCGATCACGAGATCGCGTTGTCCGACGGGAAAGTACTGACGAATACGGCCATACAAACGCGCAAAACTCTGATCGGTGAGCAAAGGCTTTGCGGCGAAACCAATTTGCGTGTTGATGATGTTGCCCTTGCGCGGAAAGATCAGGTCGTCTACGTCGCGACGATTCCATGAAAACGCCGGCACGAGCGCCTTGTTGAGGAATCGCTGGCCGCCGTCCGGCCGCTCGTCGGTGCGGTAGAAGTCGAGCGTATAAGCCCAGTCATAGCGCTCGCGCGAGCGGGCGCGCTTGATGCCGATTTGCGTCGAGCGCTGATCGAGGCCATTCAGGTAGGTGCGGTCGAACGATCCGCGCAGACTGTTGGTATATGCCGAGGTATCGGGCGGCATGCCGATTTCGGCGTAACCGCCCTGGCGGTACTGCTCCAGACGCGCCTGCGAGTCGAAGGTCCAGGCCCGGCCGAACAGGTTGTAGTACGAATACCGGCCGTTGACGCTCGCCCCCGTATCCGTCGTATAACCCACCCCGCTCTGCACGCGTTGCACCGGAAACTCGCGCACTTTCACTTCGATCGGTGCGTTCTCGGCCATCGCGGGGTCTTCCGTCACCGAAATGATGACGTTCGAAAAATACGGCGTGGCCTGAATCTGGCGTTGTAGTTCCTGCAAGCGGTCGGCGTCGAACGGCTCGCCCACGGACAGCGGATTGACGTTGCGGATGATCTGCTCGGGATAGCGACGGGTCCCGGTGATGATGAGCGGGCCCAGCGTGAACGGCGGCCCGCTTTCATAGGTCGCCGCCAGCGACGCCGTGTCGCTGTCGGCATCGATCACCGCGCGCGAGAACGCCATCTTCGCCGCGTGATACCGCTTCTGTCCGAGCTGGAACAGCGTGTCGTTCTTCGCCTTGTCCCAATCGGCCTGACGAAACGGTGCGTCCACCGGCAGTTCCCACGCGCTGCGCAACTGCGCCACGCGCTGCGGGTCCTGATCGACCACCGGGCCGTCGAATTTCAACGCCACTTCCTTGATATGCGTGCGCGGTCCCGAATCGACAGTGACGTGAACGTCGCGCTTGCCGTTGACGGTGGCGACGTCCACATGCGTGACCGGCGAGAAATAGCCTTCCGTCGACGTCAGTTCCTGTATCTGCTCCCCCACCGTGGCGACCAGGTGCTCGAACTGCGCCTCGCCAATATCGTCGCGCTCGGCATAGCGCACAAGGTCGAGATTATCCTTGAGCAGCTTGGCCAGACCGTTGGGGGCGTCGACACGAACACGATAGTCGGCCTGCGCCGCGCCCGGCCCCAGCAAGCCACAGGTCAGCACGGCCAGGCTCAGGAGTGCGGCAGGTAGGGTGCGCAAAGGGCGCACGCCGAGGCGACGAGAAACGTCGTAACGGGGTTTGATCTGCGAGACGGTCAAAACCTTCCTTGGAATCTTAAATGCCGCCGCGGGTTGTCCCGCGTGCGGTTCAGGGTGCCCAATCGAACAACAATACTGGCAAGCATCGCACAACGACG includes:
- a CDS encoding autotransporter assembly complex protein TamA, producing the protein MRTLPAALLSLAVLTCGLLGPGAAQADYRVRVDAPNGLAKLLKDNLDLVRYAERDDIGEAQFEHLVATVGEQIQELTSTEGYFSPVTHVDVATVNGKRDVHVTVDSGPRTHIKEVALKFDGPVVDQDPQRVAQLRSAWELPVDAPFRQADWDKAKNDTLFQLGQKRYHAAKMAFSRAVIDADSDTASLAATYESGPPFTLGPLIITGTRRYPEQIIRNVNPLSVGEPFDADRLQELQRQIQATPYFSNVIISVTEDPAMAENAPIEVKVREFPVQRVQSGVGYTTDTGASVNGRYSYYNLFGRAWTFDSQARLEQYRQGGYAEIGMPPDTSAYTNSLRGSFDRTYLNGLDQRSTQIGIKRARSRERYDWAYTLDFYRTDERPDGGQRFLNKALVPAFSWNRRDVDDLIFPRKGNIINTQIGFAAKPLLTDQSFARLYGRIRQYFPVGQRDLVIARLELGAVLTNGNSNRIPSSLLFFAGGTSSIRGYTYQSIGRQQNGTTFPTKYLGTASLEYQRWVTRDWGGAVFWDVGTATDDYRHPTPLYHGVGFGVRWRSPVGPVNLDLGYGVHDRRFRPAISLGVAF